The Devosia sp. A16 genome includes a window with the following:
- the fabF gene encoding beta-ketoacyl-ACP synthase II has translation MATQSDPIVVTGMGVVSPLGTGVETVWSRLIAGRSGIVRNTRFDVTDYAAKVAGLVPTIETDPEGFDPLAAIDPKDIKKMDLFIQYGLVAAQEAISQSGWAPQTEDEKARTATVIGTGVGGSPVMAHAVETIIEKGPRRLSPFTVPSFLANLAAGWISIRYGFKGPIGAPVTACAASGQAIGDGMRLILTGEADVAVVGGAEGSVDPISVGGFGAARALATAFNDDPEGASRPFDRKRDGFVLAEGAAVLVIERLSHARARGATPLAILSGYGTSADAYHLTAGEPGGAGAQAAMRGALRMAGLSPGEIDYINAHSTSTQVGDAAELAGIGAVFANRGKDLAISSTKSATGHLMGAAGAIEALFSILAIRNGIVPPTRNLEDPDVGEQFNLVPKVAQEKTVRHALSNAFGFGGVNATLVFSAI, from the coding sequence ATGGCAACTCAGTCCGATCCGATCGTCGTAACCGGCATGGGCGTCGTGAGCCCGCTCGGCACCGGGGTCGAGACCGTGTGGTCGCGGCTCATCGCCGGCAGGAGCGGCATCGTCAGGAACACGCGGTTCGACGTGACCGACTATGCCGCCAAGGTGGCGGGACTGGTACCGACCATCGAGACGGACCCCGAGGGATTCGATCCGCTGGCGGCGATCGACCCCAAGGACATCAAGAAGATGGACCTCTTCATCCAGTATGGACTGGTCGCGGCGCAGGAAGCGATCAGCCAGTCCGGCTGGGCGCCCCAGACAGAGGACGAAAAGGCGCGGACCGCCACTGTGATCGGCACCGGCGTCGGCGGTTCGCCGGTGATGGCCCATGCCGTCGAGACCATCATCGAGAAAGGCCCGCGGCGGCTGTCGCCGTTCACGGTGCCGAGCTTTCTCGCCAACCTCGCGGCGGGATGGATCTCCATTCGCTACGGCTTCAAGGGGCCGATCGGCGCACCGGTGACGGCCTGCGCCGCGTCGGGGCAGGCGATCGGCGACGGCATGCGGCTGATCCTCACCGGCGAAGCCGACGTGGCCGTGGTCGGTGGGGCCGAAGGCTCGGTCGATCCGATTTCTGTCGGCGGATTCGGTGCGGCCCGGGCCTTGGCGACGGCGTTCAACGACGATCCGGAAGGCGCCTCACGACCGTTCGACCGCAAGCGCGACGGGTTCGTGCTGGCCGAGGGCGCCGCGGTGCTGGTCATCGAACGGCTTAGCCACGCCAGGGCGCGGGGCGCCACGCCGCTCGCGATACTGTCCGGTTACGGGACGTCGGCCGATGCCTACCACCTGACCGCCGGTGAGCCGGGAGGCGCCGGAGCGCAGGCGGCGATGCGCGGCGCACTGCGGATGGCCGGGTTGTCCCCGGGCGAGATCGACTACATCAACGCGCACTCCACCTCGACCCAGGTCGGCGATGCGGCGGAACTGGCTGGGATCGGCGCGGTGTTCGCCAATCGCGGCAAGGACCTGGCGATCTCCTCGACCAAGTCGGCCACCGGCCACCTTATGGGGGCGGCGGGCGCCATCGAGGCGCTGTTCTCGATCCTTGCAATCCGCAACGGCATCGTGCCGCCGACCCGCAACCTCGAAGACCCCGACGTCGGCGAACAGTTCAACCTGGTGCCCAAGGTGGCGCAGGAAAAGACCGTCCGCCACGCCCTGTCGAATGCCTTCGGCTTTGGCGGGGTGAACGCGACGCTGGTGTTCTCGGCGATCTAG
- a CDS encoding MarR family winged helix-turn-helix transcriptional regulator: MAARAITRRYDAYTRPFGITSTQYSVLGLIVASGERNVSELAEQRGFERTTLTRNLDRLEKMGLIASRPAEHGNGRICSLTPKGRALVDELLPLWRKAQAEIRQELGADGFEDTLMKLQRLATI; encoded by the coding sequence ATGGCAGCGCGGGCGATTACGAGACGCTACGATGCCTATACGCGGCCGTTCGGCATCACCTCGACGCAGTATTCGGTGCTCGGGCTGATCGTCGCTTCGGGCGAGCGGAACGTCAGCGAACTGGCGGAACAGCGCGGCTTCGAGCGGACGACGCTGACACGCAACCTCGATCGGCTGGAGAAGATGGGGCTGATCGCTTCGCGGCCGGCCGAGCATGGCAATGGCCGCATCTGCTCTCTGACCCCGAAGGGCAGGGCGCTGGTGGACGAGCTGCTGCCGCTGTGGCGGAAGGCACAGGCGGAGATTCGTCAGGAGCTCGGCGCCGATGGGTTCGAAGATACGCTCATGAAACTGCAGCGGCTCGCCACCATCTGA
- a CDS encoding NADP-dependent isocitrate dehydrogenase produces the protein MAKIKVANPVVDLDGDEMTRIIWQAIKDKLILPYLDLDIEYYDLSVQNRDATNDQVTVDAANAIKKHGVGIKCATITPDEQRVEEFKLKKMWKSPNGTIRNILGGVIFREPIIMSNVPRLVPGWTQPIIVGRHAFGDQYRATDFKFPGKGKLTMKFVGDDGTVQEYDVFDAPSAGVAMGMYNLDDSIADFAHASFNYAINRKVPCYLSTKNTILKAYDGRFKDIFQEIFDRDYKAKFDELKIWYEHRLIDDMVASALKWSGGYVWACKNYDGDVQSDIVAQGFGSLGLMTSVLMTPDGKIVEAEAAHGTVTRHYRQHQQGKETSTNSIASIFAWTRGLQHRAKLDDNAELAKFAETLEQVCIDTVEGGQMTKDLALLVGPDQKWLSTLGFLDAIDANLKKAMAA, from the coding sequence ATGGCCAAGATCAAAGTTGCCAACCCTGTCGTCGATCTCGACGGCGACGAGATGACCCGCATCATCTGGCAGGCGATCAAGGACAAGCTGATCCTTCCCTATCTCGATCTCGACATCGAGTATTATGACCTGTCGGTGCAGAACCGCGACGCCACCAACGACCAGGTGACTGTCGATGCTGCCAACGCCATCAAGAAGCATGGCGTCGGGATCAAGTGCGCCACCATCACCCCCGACGAGCAGCGAGTCGAAGAGTTCAAGCTCAAGAAGATGTGGAAGTCGCCCAACGGCACCATCCGCAACATCCTGGGCGGTGTGATCTTCCGCGAGCCGATCATCATGTCGAACGTGCCGCGCCTGGTGCCCGGCTGGACCCAGCCGATCATCGTCGGCCGCCACGCCTTCGGCGACCAGTACCGCGCCACCGACTTCAAGTTCCCCGGCAAGGGCAAGCTGACGATGAAGTTCGTCGGCGATGACGGCACGGTGCAGGAATACGACGTGTTCGACGCCCCCTCGGCCGGCGTCGCCATGGGCATGTACAACCTCGACGATTCCATCGCCGACTTCGCCCACGCCTCGTTCAACTACGCCATCAACCGCAAGGTCCCGTGCTACCTCTCCACCAAGAACACCATCCTCAAGGCCTATGACGGGCGCTTCAAGGATATCTTCCAGGAGATCTTCGACCGCGACTACAAGGCGAAGTTCGACGAATTGAAAATCTGGTACGAGCACCGCCTGATCGACGACATGGTCGCCTCGGCGCTGAAGTGGTCCGGCGGCTATGTCTGGGCCTGCAAGAACTATGACGGCGATGTCCAGTCCGACATCGTGGCCCAGGGCTTTGGTTCGCTCGGCCTGATGACCTCGGTGCTGATGACCCCCGATGGCAAGATCGTCGAGGCGGAAGCCGCCCACGGCACCGTCACCCGGCATTATCGCCAGCATCAGCAGGGCAAGGAGACCTCGACCAACTCCATCGCCTCGATCTTTGCCTGGACGCGTGGCCTACAGCACCGCGCCAAGCTCGACGACAACGCCGAGCTGGCGAAGTTCGCCGAGACCCTGGAGCAGGTCTGCATCGACACTGTCGAAGGCGGCCAGATGACCAAGGATCTGGCTTTGCTCGTCGGCCCCGACCAGAAGTGGCTGTCGACTCTCGGCTTCCTCGACGCGATCGACGCCAACCTCAAGAAGGCCATGGCCGCCTGA
- a CDS encoding glycosyltransferase family 8 protein translates to MSAPVAGGGTVAVCTALDAGYLPLVPVVATSIAASAAPGRQVVFHVLYDGPDSPIVRHIERWRHPQVEIILHRLDNPLAAVGTVSGFPPSTLFRFVVPRVLADLDRVIYLDADLIVEADLAPLFNAPLDGKPLAAAVDVRMIDEALAVQPHRQALRERTFAYLRDVLGFGDAAEMLGCIQAGVTVLDLRQLRDLGYEQRMTDTVLSMRDVLQFADQCAINAAFRGNIALLDPRWNVLPEALVDDMWDTVAPELAPQVALQRADPWIIHFAYRKPWRRWGLPASDRWWAHARRAGLGFYFARQFLATRARIEFTTLRGKLMRRLGKTRTPKT, encoded by the coding sequence ATGTCTGCTCCGGTCGCAGGCGGCGGCACCGTCGCCGTCTGCACCGCCCTCGATGCCGGCTATTTGCCGCTGGTACCGGTGGTCGCCACCTCCATCGCGGCCAGCGCTGCTCCCGGTCGGCAGGTTGTGTTCCACGTGCTCTACGACGGGCCCGACAGCCCGATCGTGCGCCACATCGAGCGCTGGCGCCACCCGCAGGTGGAGATCATCCTGCATCGCCTCGACAACCCGCTCGCCGCGGTGGGCACTGTCAGTGGCTTTCCACCCTCGACACTGTTCCGCTTTGTCGTTCCCCGCGTGCTCGCCGATCTCGATCGCGTCATCTACCTGGATGCCGACCTGATCGTCGAAGCCGACCTTGCGCCGCTGTTCAATGCGCCCCTCGACGGCAAGCCGCTCGCGGCAGCCGTCGACGTCCGTATGATCGACGAGGCGCTTGCCGTGCAGCCGCACCGGCAGGCGCTGCGCGAGCGCACCTTCGCCTATCTGCGCGACGTGTTGGGGTTCGGCGACGCCGCTGAGATGCTCGGCTGCATCCAGGCCGGCGTCACCGTGCTCGACCTGCGGCAACTGCGTGATCTTGGCTACGAGCAACGCATGACCGACACGGTATTGAGCATGCGTGACGTGTTGCAGTTTGCCGACCAATGCGCCATCAACGCCGCCTTCCGCGGCAATATCGCGTTGCTGGATCCGCGCTGGAACGTCCTGCCTGAAGCGCTCGTCGACGACATGTGGGATACGGTAGCCCCGGAGCTCGCTCCTCAGGTCGCGCTGCAGCGCGCCGACCCCTGGATCATCCATTTTGCTTACCGCAAACCATGGCGCCGCTGGGGTCTGCCGGCCAGCGATCGATGGTGGGCGCACGCGCGCCGTGCGGGACTCGGCTTCTATTTCGCTCGTCAGTTCCTCGCGACCCGCGCCAGGATCGAGTTCACGACGCTTCGCGGCAAGCTGATGCGCCGCCTCGGCAAAACCCGAACACCAAAAACCTGA
- a CDS encoding glycerophosphodiester phosphodiesterase family protein produces the protein MFKKILLGLTVIVAAVYVWNASWRVAPPTGKLELIAHRGVHQTFDRADLKNDTCTAERIDQPTHDYLENTIPSMQAAFAAGADIVELDVHPTTDGQFAVLHDWTVDCRTEGNGETRRHDMASLKLLDIGYGYTADGGATYPFRGKGVGLMPELKEVFGGLPDRRFLVNFKSNEAREGDMLAELLAGHPEWRAAVWGAYGGDPPTYRAAELIGGLNVWSRKGLIDCLLQYETLGWTGLVPDACRNTKVMLPINIAPFVWGWPNLFIERLRQAGSEVILLGPYSAGDPGTAGIDTPELLAQVPDNFSGYIWTNKIETIGPLAGARFK, from the coding sequence ATGTTCAAGAAGATTCTGCTCGGCCTCACGGTCATCGTCGCGGCGGTCTACGTCTGGAACGCGTCCTGGCGCGTGGCGCCGCCCACCGGCAAGCTCGAGCTGATCGCGCATCGCGGCGTGCACCAGACGTTCGATCGCGCCGACCTCAAGAACGACACCTGCACCGCTGAGCGGATCGACCAGCCCACTCACGATTATCTCGAGAACACCATCCCCTCGATGCAGGCGGCGTTCGCCGCCGGCGCCGACATCGTCGAACTCGATGTGCATCCCACCACCGATGGGCAGTTCGCCGTGCTGCACGACTGGACCGTCGACTGCCGCACCGAAGGCAACGGCGAGACGCGTCGCCACGACATGGCGTCGCTCAAACTGCTCGACATCGGCTACGGCTATACCGCCGATGGCGGCGCTACCTATCCGTTCCGCGGCAAGGGCGTCGGCCTGATGCCCGAACTGAAGGAGGTGTTCGGCGGCCTCCCCGACCGCCGCTTCCTCGTGAACTTCAAGAGCAATGAAGCCCGCGAGGGCGACATGCTGGCAGAGCTGCTCGCCGGCCACCCCGAATGGCGCGCAGCCGTGTGGGGCGCCTATGGCGGCGATCCCCCGACCTACCGCGCCGCCGAGCTGATCGGCGGTCTCAATGTCTGGTCCCGCAAAGGGCTGATCGATTGCCTGCTGCAATATGAGACCCTCGGGTGGACCGGCCTCGTGCCCGACGCCTGCCGCAACACCAAGGTGATGTTGCCCATCAACATTGCACCATTCGTCTGGGGCTGGCCCAACCTGTTCATCGAGCGTCTCCGGCAGGCCGGCTCCGAGGTGATCCTGCTGGGTCCCTACAGTGCCGGCGATCCCGGCACGGCCGGCATCGACACCCCGGAGTTGCTGGCGCAGGTGCCGGATAACTTCTCCGGCTACATCTGGACCAACAAGATCGAAACCATCGGTCCACTCGCCGGCGCTCGTTTCAAGTAG
- a CDS encoding DMT family transporter, whose translation MPSGVAFSLVAYLLYSCCDAIIKGFGSSLTVFEIAFWTALFSFIPAIFTKPKGEHWRHFHRMRHPWLVNLRSLTGVVGNLCIIYAFTHIPLAEAYSIAFLAPIFVVALSKSFLHEEVTWQRWFFLGASFLGVLLVVRPGFRDLQLGHLLALGAALMGGITTTTLRKVAPVEKRVSLLGLPLGYIVIVNGILMLPTFTWPTWQEFAMLLTIGALGGTGNIIFIAATRRAPVSQIAPAQYSQIAWAVIFGAIFFHEYPDTVAYCGLVVVAFGGILNVMSDETRIRIFSRLSVFGPASAISEVSPPLGDDAKLPRRGEAENQAPAATGK comes from the coding sequence ATGCCCTCCGGCGTCGCCTTTTCGCTCGTTGCCTACCTGCTCTATTCCTGTTGTGACGCGATTATCAAAGGCTTCGGTTCAAGCCTGACGGTTTTCGAGATCGCCTTCTGGACGGCGCTGTTCTCCTTCATTCCCGCCATCTTCACCAAGCCGAAGGGCGAGCATTGGCGGCATTTTCACCGCATGCGCCACCCCTGGCTGGTCAATCTGCGCAGCCTTACCGGTGTCGTGGGCAACCTCTGCATCATCTACGCTTTCACCCACATTCCACTGGCCGAGGCCTACTCGATCGCCTTCCTGGCGCCGATCTTCGTGGTGGCGCTGTCAAAATCCTTCCTGCACGAAGAGGTGACCTGGCAGCGCTGGTTCTTCCTCGGCGCGAGCTTCCTCGGCGTATTGCTGGTGGTGCGGCCGGGCTTCCGTGACCTGCAACTCGGCCACCTGCTGGCGCTGGGCGCGGCGTTGATGGGCGGCATCACCACCACGACGCTGCGCAAGGTCGCGCCGGTCGAAAAGCGCGTCAGCCTGCTTGGCCTGCCGCTGGGCTACATCGTCATCGTCAACGGCATCCTGATGCTGCCGACCTTCACCTGGCCGACCTGGCAGGAGTTCGCCATGCTGCTGACCATCGGCGCGCTCGGCGGCACCGGCAACATCATCTTCATCGCCGCCACCCGTCGCGCGCCGGTGAGCCAGATCGCGCCCGCACAGTACAGCCAGATCGCCTGGGCGGTGATCTTCGGTGCCATCTTCTTCCACGAGTATCCCGATACCGTCGCCTATTGCGGCCTCGTGGTCGTCGCCTTCGGCGGCATCCTCAACGTCATGTCGGACGAGACCCGGATCCGCATCTTCTCGCGTCTCTCCGTGTTCGGGCCGGCAAGCGCCATTTCCGAAGTCAGTCCGCCCCTGGGGGACGATGCCAAACTGCCTCGCCGCGGCGAGGCGGAAAACCAGGCGCCCGCGGCGACAGGCAAGTAG
- a CDS encoding DMT family transporter, translated as MLRTLSPVSLGVLCVLGGMASFSTADALVKALGGSLNVFEIGLFTTIFSFLPALFSKPREERWRDTFKLNRPALMILVAFCRMLSAVLITYAFVSIPLAEAYCLVFLIPVLATILSVVVLKEEVPLDRWVLVIISFLGVLLVVRPGFREIELGHISAFICALAAAVSLTTIRLISGAERRVTLFALPGLFTLAANLLGVLVVGFSWPSPLLLGALVLCGVLGGIGYLLQLKGVALAPASRVAPMQYSQIIWALLFGALFFDEVPDAISLAGLGVIVAAGLANIFADGARTRIAGRWAEYRARRDNPSADDFKGPGPDPV; from the coding sequence ATGCTGCGTACCCTCTCTCCGGTGTCGCTCGGCGTGCTTTGCGTGCTGGGCGGCATGGCGTCGTTCTCGACCGCCGACGCCCTGGTCAAGGCGCTGGGCGGCTCGCTCAACGTCTTCGAGATTGGCCTGTTCACCACCATCTTCTCGTTCCTGCCGGCGCTGTTCTCCAAGCCCCGCGAGGAGCGCTGGCGCGACACCTTCAAGCTCAACCGTCCGGCCCTGATGATCCTCGTGGCGTTCTGCCGGATGCTGAGTGCCGTGCTGATCACCTACGCCTTCGTCAGCATCCCGCTCGCCGAAGCCTACTGCCTGGTGTTTCTGATCCCGGTGCTGGCGACGATCCTCTCGGTCGTGGTGCTCAAGGAAGAAGTGCCGCTCGACCGCTGGGTCCTCGTCATCATCAGCTTTCTCGGAGTGCTGCTGGTGGTGCGGCCGGGCTTCCGCGAGATCGAGCTCGGCCACATCTCGGCCTTCATCTGCGCGCTGGCCGCCGCCGTTTCGCTGACCACCATCCGGTTGATCTCCGGGGCCGAGCGGCGCGTCACCCTGTTCGCGCTGCCTGGCCTGTTCACCCTGGCAGCCAACCTGCTCGGCGTCCTGGTTGTCGGCTTCAGCTGGCCAAGCCCGCTGCTCCTGGGTGCGCTGGTGCTCTGCGGCGTGCTCGGCGGCATCGGCTATCTGCTGCAGCTCAAGGGTGTGGCGTTGGCGCCGGCCAGCCGGGTGGCGCCGATGCAGTACAGCCAGATCATCTGGGCGCTGCTGTTCGGCGCCTTGTTCTTCGACGAAGTGCCCGATGCGATCAGCCTTGCAGGGCTCGGCGTCATCGTCGCCGCCGGCCTCGCCAACATCTTCGCCGACGGCGCCCGCACCCGCATCGCCGGCCGCTGGGCGGAATATCGCGCCCGGCGCGACAATCCATCTGCGGACGATTTCAAAGGCCCGGGACCGGATCCAGTTTAG
- the alaS gene encoding alanine--tRNA ligase — translation MTSVNDIRSSFLSYFARNGHEAVASSPLVPRNDPTLMFTNAGMVQFKNVFTGVEKRDYVRATTSQKCVRAGGKHNDLDNVGFTARHHTFFEMLGNFSFGDYFKEHAIELAWNLLTKEWGLPKEKLTATIYQDDDEAMALWKKIAGLPEDRIVRLGAKSNFWQMGDTGPCGPCSEIFYDHGDKYWGGPPGSPEEDGDRFVEIWNLVFMQFEQFADGSRTSLPKPSVDTGSGLERVAAVMQGTNNNYEIDLFKSLVASTMHATGFNGDPTTPSLRVISDHVRAMSFLIAEGVLPSNEGRGYVLRRIMRRAMRHATLLGATDPVIHRIVPTLVKEMGQAYPELVRGEQMIEETVRLEEQRFLKTLSRGLVILDEATASLKEGDMLEGVTAFKLYDTYGFPLDLTQDALRTRGINVDLSGFEDAMARQRAEARKSWAGSGEASEEKVWFAVADQVGPTEFLGYETETAEGVVTALVKGGALVDELKAGDEGYVVLNQTPFYGESGGQVGDTGTISGEGIGATVLDTVKNSGVFGHKVKVTEGAIKVGSPLALLVDHDRRSAIRANHSATHLLHEALRLVLGDHVAQKGSLVSADRLRFDFVHTKPITPQELAEVEEIANNIVLQNSPVETRLMGVEEAKESGARALFGEKYGDEVRVVSMGDPTGNAVGWSVELCGGTHVRRTGDIGLITVLGDSGVAAGVRRIEALTAKGARQHARTNANLVAGVADALHVGPHEVFARIEALQENLKKAERALSDANKKLALGGGGSAPASADEKVNGVTYVGRAVEGISAKDVKGLVDTEKKRIGSGVVTVVLKGEDGRGTVAVGVTDDLTGKYSAGDLIKLATAALGGQGGGGRPDMAQGGGPDGAKGADAIAAVRGGL, via the coding sequence ATGACGAGCGTGAACGATATCCGGTCGAGCTTTCTGAGCTATTTTGCGAGGAATGGTCACGAGGCAGTCGCATCGAGCCCGCTGGTGCCGCGGAACGATCCGACGCTGATGTTCACCAATGCCGGCATGGTACAGTTCAAGAACGTCTTCACCGGCGTCGAAAAGCGCGACTATGTGCGGGCCACCACTTCGCAGAAATGCGTGCGCGCCGGCGGCAAGCACAATGACCTCGACAATGTCGGGTTCACAGCACGTCACCACACCTTCTTCGAGATGCTCGGCAACTTCTCGTTCGGCGACTATTTCAAGGAGCATGCCATCGAGCTCGCCTGGAACCTGCTCACCAAGGAGTGGGGGCTGCCCAAGGAGAAACTGACCGCGACGATCTACCAGGACGACGACGAGGCGATGGCGCTCTGGAAGAAGATCGCCGGACTGCCCGAGGATCGCATCGTACGGCTCGGGGCCAAGTCGAACTTCTGGCAGATGGGCGATACCGGTCCCTGCGGCCCGTGCTCGGAAATCTTCTACGACCACGGCGACAAGTACTGGGGTGGCCCTCCGGGCTCGCCCGAGGAAGACGGCGACCGCTTCGTCGAGATCTGGAACCTGGTGTTCATGCAGTTCGAGCAGTTTGCCGACGGCTCGCGCACCAGCCTGCCTAAACCGTCCGTGGATACCGGTTCGGGCCTCGAACGCGTCGCCGCGGTGATGCAGGGCACCAACAACAACTACGAGATCGACCTGTTCAAGTCGCTGGTCGCCTCGACCATGCATGCGACCGGCTTCAATGGCGACCCGACGACGCCGAGCCTGCGCGTCATCTCCGACCACGTGCGCGCCATGAGCTTCCTCATCGCCGAGGGCGTGTTGCCCTCCAACGAAGGCCGCGGCTATGTGCTGCGCCGCATCATGCGTCGCGCCATGCGGCATGCGACGCTGCTCGGCGCCACCGATCCGGTAATCCACAGGATCGTGCCGACCCTGGTCAAGGAAATGGGCCAGGCCTATCCCGAGCTGGTGCGCGGCGAGCAGATGATCGAGGAGACGGTGCGGCTCGAGGAACAGCGCTTCCTCAAGACGCTGAGCCGCGGGCTCGTCATCCTCGACGAAGCCACCGCGTCGCTGAAGGAAGGCGACATGCTGGAGGGCGTTACCGCCTTCAAGCTCTACGACACCTATGGCTTCCCGCTCGACCTGACGCAGGACGCGCTACGCACCCGCGGCATCAATGTCGATCTCTCGGGCTTCGAGGACGCCATGGCGCGCCAGCGCGCCGAGGCCCGCAAGAGCTGGGCTGGTTCGGGCGAGGCGAGCGAGGAGAAGGTGTGGTTCGCGGTGGCCGACCAGGTCGGCCCGACCGAGTTCCTCGGTTACGAGACCGAGACCGCAGAAGGCGTGGTCACCGCGCTGGTCAAGGGCGGCGCCCTGGTCGATGAGCTGAAGGCCGGCGATGAAGGCTATGTCGTGCTCAACCAGACACCGTTCTATGGCGAGAGCGGCGGCCAGGTCGGCGATACCGGCACGATCAGCGGCGAGGGCATTGGGGCGACGGTGCTCGACACCGTCAAGAACAGTGGCGTGTTCGGCCACAAGGTGAAGGTCACCGAGGGCGCGATCAAGGTCGGTTCGCCCCTGGCACTGCTTGTCGACCACGACCGTCGCTCGGCCATCCGCGCCAACCATTCGGCCACCCACCTGTTGCACGAGGCATTGCGATTGGTGCTGGGCGATCATGTGGCGCAGAAGGGCTCGCTGGTCTCGGCCGACCGCCTGCGCTTCGACTTCGTCCACACCAAGCCGATCACCCCGCAGGAACTGGCTGAGGTCGAGGAGATCGCCAACAACATCGTCCTGCAGAACTCGCCGGTCGAAACGCGCCTGATGGGCGTCGAGGAAGCCAAGGAATCCGGGGCTCGCGCGCTGTTCGGCGAAAAGTACGGCGACGAGGTGCGGGTGGTTTCGATGGGCGACCCCACGGGCAATGCCGTCGGCTGGTCGGTCGAGCTCTGCGGCGGCACGCATGTCCGGCGCACCGGCGATATCGGGCTGATCACCGTGCTCGGCGATTCCGGCGTCGCGGCCGGCGTCCGCCGGATCGAGGCGCTGACCGCCAAGGGCGCGCGCCAGCATGCCCGCACCAACGCGAACCTCGTGGCCGGTGTGGCCGACGCCTTGCATGTGGGGCCGCACGAGGTGTTCGCCCGCATCGAGGCGCTACAGGAAAACCTCAAGAAGGCGGAGCGCGCGCTCAGCGACGCCAACAAGAAGCTGGCGCTCGGCGGCGGCGGTTCTGCCCCGGCTTCGGCCGACGAGAAGGTCAACGGCGTTACCTATGTCGGCCGCGCGGTCGAGGGCATCTCGGCCAAGGACGTCAAGGGCCTCGTCGATACCGAGAAGAAGCGGATCGGTTCGGGTGTGGTTACGGTTGTGCTGAAGGGCGAAGACGGGCGCGGCACGGTTGCCGTGGGCGTCACCGACGATCTGACCGGCAAGTACTCGGCCGGCGACCTGATCAAGCTCGCCACTGCAGCTCTGGGCGGGCAGGGTGGTGGCGGCCGCCCCGACATGGCGCAGGGCGGCGGCCCCGACGGCGCCAAGGGCGCCGATGCGATCGCGGCGGTCCGTGGCGGGCTGTAG
- the recA gene encoding recombinase RecA, whose amino-acid sequence MAAVAPLRVIEGSMDKDKALAAALSQIERNFGKGTVMRFGEGAIAQVEAISTGSLGLDIALGIGGLPRGRIIEVFGPESSGKTTLALHVVAEAQKNGGIAAFVDAEHALDPVYAKKLGVKVDELLISQPDTGEQALEIADTLVRSGAIDVLVVDSVAALTPKAELEGEMGDSMPGLQARLMSQAMRKLTGSISKSKAMVIFINQIRMKIGVMYGSPETTTGGNALKFYSSVRLDIRRIGAIKEREEVIGNQTRVKVVKNKLAPPFRQVEFDIMYGEGISKTGELLDLGVKSGLVEKSGAWFSYDSQRLGQGRENSRQFLKDNPAIANEIEKGVRESSGILSEALLAGPEGDEGDDGEP is encoded by the coding sequence ATGGCTGCTGTTGCGCCTCTGCGAGTTATTGAGGGATCGATGGATAAGGACAAGGCGCTCGCGGCAGCGCTGAGCCAGATCGAGCGGAATTTCGGCAAGGGCACGGTGATGCGCTTCGGCGAGGGCGCCATTGCCCAGGTCGAAGCGATTTCCACCGGCTCGCTCGGACTGGATATCGCGCTCGGGATCGGTGGGCTGCCGCGCGGCCGTATCATCGAGGTGTTCGGGCCGGAAAGTTCGGGCAAGACCACGCTGGCGCTGCATGTGGTGGCCGAGGCGCAGAAGAATGGCGGCATCGCCGCCTTCGTCGACGCCGAGCATGCGCTCGATCCGGTCTATGCCAAGAAGCTCGGCGTTAAGGTCGACGAGCTGCTGATCTCGCAGCCCGATACCGGCGAGCAGGCGCTCGAGATCGCCGACACGCTGGTGCGCTCCGGCGCCATCGACGTGCTGGTGGTCGACTCGGTGGCGGCGCTGACGCCGAAGGCCGAACTCGAAGGCGAGATGGGCGATTCGATGCCGGGCCTGCAGGCCCGCCTGATGAGCCAGGCGATGCGCAAGCTCACCGGCTCGATCTCGAAGTCGAAGGCCATGGTGATCTTCATCAACCAGATCCGCATGAAGATCGGCGTGATGTACGGTTCGCCCGAAACCACCACCGGCGGTAACGCGCTGAAGTTCTATTCCTCGGTCCGCCTCGACATCCGCCGCATCGGCGCGATCAAGGAGCGTGAGGAAGTCATCGGCAACCAGACCCGCGTCAAGGTGGTCAAGAACAAGCTCGCCCCGCCGTTCCGCCAGGTCGAGTTCGACATCATGTATGGCGAAGGCATCTCCAAGACCGGCGAGTTGCTCGACCTCGGCGTGAAGTCGGGCCTCGTGGAAAAGTCGGGCGCCTGGTTCTCCTATGACAGCCAGCGGCTGGGGCAGGGGCGTGAGAATTCCCGGCAGTTCCTCAAGGACAATCCGGCGATTGCCAACGAGATCGAGAAGGGCGTGCGCGAGAGTTCCGGCATTCTCAGCGAAGCGCTGCTGGCCGGGCCTGAAGGCGACGAGGGCGACGACGGGGAGCCGTGA